CTGTGAGGTGCGAGATTCGGGGGTGGGGGTGTTGCCGGAGCATCGTCACAAGCTGTTTCAGTCTTTTTCGCAGGTGGACGCTTCCACAACCCGCCGCTATGGGGGCACTGGGTTGGGGCTGGCCATTTGTCGGCAGTTGGTGGAACTGATGGGGGGAGAAATTGGCTATGAGGCCAATGTGGGCGGGGGCAGTACGTTTTGGTTTTCAGTGCCCTTGCAGCGCCAGGCGTTGACGGATGAGGCGGAGCAATGGTCTTTTTTGCGCCAAGAACGGTTGCTGTTGGTGGATACGGATCCCCGCCAGCAATTGTTGATTGGTTCTCAGGTGCGGGCTTGGGGTGGGCGTTTGGATCGTGTGTCGGCGGATGAGGTGTTTGGGGTGATCGAGATGGCCAGCCACAGCGAAAACCCTTACACGATCGCCCTTGTGAATTTGGAAGATTTGGATTTGACTTGGGAACCGTTGCAGCGACAAATTCAGCAGCGACCGGCCTTGGCCACTTTGCACTGGATTTTGTTGCTGAAGCCGGAAGCGCGATCGCTGGGCCATCAACTGGTGGGTCAGGGGGTGATTAAGCATTACCTGACGATGCCGATTTTGGTTTCGCAACTGCTGGATGCGTTAACGGCGGCGGTGCGTCACGAGTCACCAACTTTGCCTGCGGTGCTGGAGTCGCCCACGGTGGCTGAGCGTGATGGGCGATCGGCGGCGAGATCGCTCCATCCCCTGGTGCGGCCGGTACATTGCAAGATTTTGGTGGTGGAAGACACGCCCCTGAATCAACAAATTGTCTTGCGGCAGCTCAAGAGTTTGGGTTGGGAGAATGTGACCTGTGCTGACAATGGCCAACAGGCGATCGATCGACTGCTGCGGGAGCCGTTTGACTTGGTGTTGATGGATTGCTTGATGCCGGTGATGGATGGCTATCAGGCTGTGCAACGGTTACGGGCGGAAGCGGGCCCCAATCGGGATGTGACGGTAATTGCCATGACGGCCAATGCTTTGGCTGGGGCCCGGGAGGAATGTTTGGCGGTGGGCATGAATGACTACATCAGCAAGCCCATTAGCTTGGCGGGCTTGGCGGCGGTGCTCGATCGCTGGGTGATTCCCATGAGTCGCAACTTGCATACGGAAGGCGACTTGCCCCCGACGGAACCGACTCCCAAGCCAATGCTGAGCGCTGGAAATTCCGCTGCTGAGTCAGCACCGCCGATCGATCGGGAACGGTTGATGGAGATTTCCATGGGCGATCCGGAAGTGGCCCGTGAAATTCTCAGTATTTTTGTGGAGGGCATTCCGGAATATTTGGAAGCCCTCGATCGGGCGATCGAAAGCCAAAACATCAAGGAAGTCTATCGGCGGGCCCACCAAATTAAAGGTGCGGCGGCCAATGCTGGCGTTTTGGAAATGCCAGATTTGGCTTGCCAACTTGAAACCAATGCCCTGGCCGATCGGCTCGATCGGGCTGAAATTTTGTCAGCTCAACTACGGGATGTGATGAATCGCGTTTGTGCCTATACTCAGCAGCTTGATCAACTTGATCAAATCGATCAAATTCAGGCCACCCCATCCCGACGTTGAACCGTTGATTAATCCTGTAAACCTCGACGTTGGCAACTGAAAACGAACGAAACGTTAATTCAGCCCCCCGTGGCGACGGCCGAACTAGTACCGAATGTGCAAAGTAACCGTGGCTTGGATCGTCTGCTCACCGGCCACCACGGGGGTGCTGGCTGCGGAGTCGGCCACGCCTCGCAGCATGGGGCTGGGGATCGACATCATCGCTCCCTCTACCTGAATGCCCATCACTTCCTGCCGAGTTAGCCCCAAGGTTGCCAAAACCGCATCGGCCTGGGCTTGGGCATCACGGGTTGCTGCTGCCAAGGCCCGATTGCGCGCCGCGTTGTTGGTGGCATCATCGATCGTGAACTGCACCCCATCCACACGGGTGGCTCCCGCTTTCACCGCCGCATCCATGAGCGCTCCGGATTCGGTGGCGGCAATTTCAAAGCTGACCGTGTTGGTGGCCACAAAGCCCACGGGTTTGCTGTTGTTGTCGTAGTAGGGGCTGAGATAAACGCCCGTGGTTTGCAGCTTTTGGACATTGCGACCCCGCAGCAGCGCCACCACCGCGCTCGATCGCTTGGCCATTTCCGCTTGGGCCGCTTCGGCGGTGGCGGCCCGGGCTTCCACCCCCAGGCTCACGCGGGCAGTGCTGGCGCTGACCAGTTCACTGCCTCGGCCCGTAACGGACAGGATTCGATTGAGCCGCTCTTGGGCTTGGGCGGGCAGAGCAGCGGCGATCGCCACAATCATGCCCAGCCCGATCGCCCCCAAGCGCAAACCAACGGCTGTTTCAAGGCGGGGAGATCTGCGGGAATTCAGCAAGCGCATCATGGCAAGGGTTAGCCATCCCTAGGGATGGGGTTCAATGGGTTCGTCGCCGCCAACCCCGATCGCCGTGTCCTGAATCGTCGCGCCTGTGAGGGTTAAGTCCAGCATCGACGCGCCGGTCACGTCCACGTCATTGAGGGTGGCGGCTGTGAGGTTTACCCGATCGAGCCTCGCTTGGGTCAGGATGGCATTGGTTAAGAATGTGCCGGTTAAATTAGCGTCCGTTAGGTCAGCACCGGTCAGATCGGCCCCTTCCAAGTTAGCGTTGGTTAAATCAGCCCCCCGCAAATTGGCATGGCGCAAGTCAGCCCCAATCAGGTGTGCTCCTTGCAGGTTTTGCCCCGCCAAGTTGGTCGCCGCTAAATTACAACCACCACAGAGGCCCGTTGCCAAAAGTTCTTTGAGGTCAGTGGGAGCCGTGGTTGCAGCGGGCTCCGCCGCCGCCCGCGAACCTACCGCACCGAGGAGCGCCGCTGCCAAGACGACACCACTAAGCCAACGCAGATGCCGATCGGTCATCACTCCTCCTGCTTGCCCCGTGGAAGGGTTCTGGCAATGGTGAGCCGGGGGCAAGAACCTTTACTCTGAGCCTAGCGCGATCGCCCTGATCCCTCCGTGATCGGAGACGAATCTTAGGATTTAGCCATCGATAGCAATCTGCGAATTTGGCAAACTGAATTTGGCAAACTTCAAGACGCTCGTTTAGGTTTCCGTCGCGGTAGGCGTTGGGGATGAGGCGATCGGGACAGTGGCTTGCAATTGCGCGATCGCCTCCAGCATTTCCCGCTCAAAGGCCACCTGGGCCCGATTGGTGCGACCACCCACATAGAGCGATCGACCCTCTTGCAACAGCCAAATTTGTGAGTGAGAAAAATAGCTCATCACCACGCCCACCATCAGCAATCCAAAGCCCAAATAGACGATCGGGATGCTGGGATCCGCCTTGATCTGTAGCCCCGTGCTGCCAATCAAATCATCCACGGCCAAGGTGAGGGTGCGATCGCCCAGGGTAATTGGGGTCGATCGGCCCACCCGCGTGGTGGCGATCGGGCGGCCCGTCGCGTCATAGATCAGCACTGCCCCTTGCAAATCTCGCGCCAGCAGCGAAACCCCCTCGCTCAAGTCCGGTTTGGTGGGAACCCAAGTGCCCCAAATCCGGCCCGCGCCCGGCAGATTCAGCTTGCCCATGGGTAGCTGAATTGATGGACTGTTGTTGATGCGCACCTTCACCGCTGCGATGCCCCAGTCGGTTTGGTACATGGTCACCCCTCGGTAGCGCAGGGGTTGATTCACAAAAATAGTTTGTCGATCGCGCTCTTGACCCGCTTGATCCAACACCGACAAATCTGAATAGAACTGGTCGATGTTGCCGTCCGGTAAATATTCAATCCAGAAGCGGTTGACCTTCACAGACCAATCTCGGGGCACATTCCCCGCCGCCAAAGGGCCGCCGTCAATAATATTGGTGACCTGAAACGTTTGGCCGCTGGGAATCATTTCTTGGGCAATGAAACCAGTGAGCGCACCAATAATGCCGCCCAACAACACAATCAACATCCCCGCATGGACAATAATCGGCCCAATGCGGCCCACAATCCCCTTGCGTGCATACAAGCTGCTGCCTTCCGCAAAAACTCGGTAACCTTTGGCTTGCAAGAGAGGAGTGGCCGGGGCGATCGCGCTGCTGGCTTCCCCCAAGTCCAACCGGGCACTGAGGGCCAATTTCTCAAACTGTCTGGGGGTCCGGTAATAACTCCAATGTTGGGCAGCTTTTAGGGCTGGCCATTGGCGCAGGGCGGTGCAGGCGGCCAAGCTCGTGCCAAACAACACCAGCAGCCCCAAGTACCACCAGGTGCGATAGACGGTGTTCAGCCCCAAGGCCAGCAGCACTTTCCAGCTCAGGAAGCCAAACAGGGCCGGATCCTCTGGATAGTTTGCTTGATAGAACTCCAAGCCCTGGCCCTGCTCAATGACCGTGCCAGTGATGCTGGCCACCGCAATCACCAATAACAGGACGATCGCTAACCGCAGGTCAGCAATGATGCGCACCCCTGCGCGCCACCAGCTCCGCCCGATCGCCCCATTCAGGGGAGTTTGCTGCAATCCGTCATTTGCATCCATGGTTTTTGCCCTGACCTCAGTACTTTGGTCTTCCCTTAATTCGCCCTAGTGTGCCGATCCTGATGATTAGCGCATGATTAGCGCTGTGTTTTTGACCCTAATTCCCTAGCGTCTCATGGGGCTGGCAATCCGTTGACTGGCAATCCGTTGGCTATTCACCCTAGCCGATCGGTAACCGACTGAGCAGCGAAAATACGCCGAATCCCACCAATAACGCGCCACTGGTGGGCACAATCCAGCCCGATCGACTCCGCAGCGCCAACAAACTCTTCAAAGAGGCGGCAAACGTGCCCACTAACACCAACGGCGACACATAGCCGATCGCATAGGCCAACAACAGACCCCCACCCGCGATCGGGTCGCGAGTGGCCGAAACCCATGCTAACAGTGCCGCTAAAACAGGCGTGCTGCAAGGGGAAGCCGCCAGCCCAAACGTTAGCCCCACCAAATAGGATCGCAGCGATCGGGGAACCCCCGTCGGCACAGGAATCAATTGTCCCAGGGATGGAAACTGAAAGGGCAACACCTCCAGCAGATTCAGCCCCATCACGATCGCCACCCCGCTCACCAGCAACGGCAAGCCCCAACCCACCTGGCCATAAACCCGACCAAACCAGGCCGCCGCCACCCCCATCACCGCCAAGGTGGTGGCTAAGCCCAGGGCAAACCAGAGGGATTGCACCGCCGCCGCCCAGCGCGATCGCCCATCGGCAGGTTCCGACTCGCCTGAGGTGTCATACCCCCCGAGATAGCCCACCGCGATCGGCAACATCGACAACATACAGGGGGTCAGGCTGGTGAGCAGACCCGCCCCAAACGTTACCAGCGCACTCCCCAAACTGGGATGAGCCAACTGTGCTTCCACCAACGCTGTCGCCCACTGTGCCAGGTGATATAAACCCGTTTGTACTGATTCCCACACCTGCGATCGCCCTACTTGTTCAGGAACTGGCTGGTTTGCCCTGGCCCAATGGCATGGCCCAATGGCATAGCCCTATGGCCTACAGGATTAATTTTAGGGGGTGGATGGAAATTGCCGATCGCCCCAGTTGCCCACCGCTCGGGTTAATCAACGGCGCTGCTCACTAGTCCAGCAACCAATCTATCAATCCCACCGGTTCCCAAATCAACACCACCCAACTCAGCAGATACAGCCCGATCGGCAACAACCGGTAGCCCACCGCCCCTCTGGACTCTGTTTTGGCCCAGTAGCGCCAATGGGCAAAAATCGCCACTGCCGTCAGCACAAACCAAGGAATCAGGCTCAGAACGGTAAACCCCAGGGCCAAGCTTGCCGCCTGCAACCAAGCTTGATAAGCCGCGTCGTTGTGACCGAACAGGTAAGGGTCATTGATCCAAGGCTGTGGCACTTTTCCTAAAATTCGGGTGGCTTGGAGGCAAGCCCCCGCTCCGGTGATCAGTAAGCTGATTGGGGCGATCGCCAAAATCCAGTGAGCCACCGTCATGCCCCGCCGTGCGATCGGGTGCATCATCACGGGCCGCAAATTCAGCCGAGGAAAGGATCGCATCCACTAAGACCCAAAAAACAAGTAATCAACTAATCAACAGCAACCAATGGCAATGAACCCAAAAACCAAATAGCACCCAATCGCAAAAATCAGTAATCAATCAATAACAATTAACCAATAACAATCAAAAAAACCAGGCAATACCAACCAATAAACAGCAATCAACCAACAACAATCAACCAACAACAATCAACCAACAAAATAGGCTGGCCGGGTAACCCGACCAGCCAGCAAGCTTAGGAACGCGCAGACAAAGCGGTTGCTACTGAACCACCAATTTCACATTGGCATTTTGCAGCCCAGGACGCTTCACCTCCGCCAGCGTCTTATTCACCGCATATTTTTGGTTGATCGAATTGATCAGCTCC
The Limnothrix sp. FACHB-406 genome window above contains:
- a CDS encoding SIMPL domain-containing protein; this encodes MMRLLNSRRSPRLETAVGLRLGAIGLGMIVAIAAALPAQAQERLNRILSVTGRGSELVSASTARVSLGVEARAATAEAAQAEMAKRSSAVVALLRGRNVQKLQTTGVYLSPYYDNNSKPVGFVATNTVSFEIAATESGALMDAAVKAGATRVDGVQFTIDDATNNAARNRALAAATRDAQAQADAVLATLGLTRQEVMGIQVEGAMMSIPSPMLRGVADSAASTPVVAGEQTIQATVTLHIRY
- a CDS encoding pentapeptide repeat-containing protein; this encodes MTDRHLRWLSGVVLAAALLGAVGSRAAAEPAATTAPTDLKELLATGLCGGCNLAATNLAGQNLQGAHLIGADLRHANLRGADLTNANLEGADLTGADLTDANLTGTFLTNAILTQARLDRVNLTAATLNDVDVTGASMLDLTLTGATIQDTAIGVGGDEPIEPHP
- a CDS encoding cytochrome c biogenesis protein encodes the protein MDANDGLQQTPLNGAIGRSWWRAGVRIIADLRLAIVLLLVIAVASITGTVIEQGQGLEFYQANYPEDPALFGFLSWKVLLALGLNTVYRTWWYLGLLVLFGTSLAACTALRQWPALKAAQHWSYYRTPRQFEKLALSARLDLGEASSAIAPATPLLQAKGYRVFAEGSSLYARKGIVGRIGPIIVHAGMLIVLLGGIIGALTGFIAQEMIPSGQTFQVTNIIDGGPLAAGNVPRDWSVKVNRFWIEYLPDGNIDQFYSDLSVLDQAGQERDRQTIFVNQPLRYRGVTMYQTDWGIAAVKVRINNSPSIQLPMGKLNLPGAGRIWGTWVPTKPDLSEGVSLLARDLQGAVLIYDATGRPIATTRVGRSTPITLGDRTLTLAVDDLIGSTGLQIKADPSIPIVYLGFGLLMVGVVMSYFSHSQIWLLQEGRSLYVGGRTNRAQVAFEREMLEAIAQLQATVPIASSPTPTATET
- a CDS encoding cytochrome c biogenesis protein CcdA, with the translated sequence MWESVQTGLYHLAQWATALVEAQLAHPSLGSALVTFGAGLLTSLTPCMLSMLPIAVGYLGGYDTSGESEPADGRSRWAAAVQSLWFALGLATTLAVMGVAAAWFGRVYGQVGWGLPLLVSGVAIVMGLNLLEVLPFQFPSLGQLIPVPTGVPRSLRSYLVGLTFGLAASPCSTPVLAALLAWVSATRDPIAGGGLLLAYAIGYVSPLVLVGTFAASLKSLLALRSRSGWIVPTSGALLVGFGVFSLLSRLPIG